In Sebastes fasciatus isolate fSebFas1 chromosome 24, fSebFas1.pri, whole genome shotgun sequence, the following are encoded in one genomic region:
- the tns1a gene encoding tensin-1 isoform X9, whose protein sequence is MARLNWCLAAVISWGKFLFACFFPLRGAKRDKPDELEGVHTHTFKLKPFKKAKSCDICKQAIVKEGLICKACRLSIHRKCEVKVTTSCQTTTNYEQPPTPQLPLKHVDTPGSTRSCKSVEIRRKQSRSQSVVQAMEESYEVDLVYITERIISVCFPAGAEERSYTTNLKEVATMLRSKHGEHYLILNLSEWRSDLTKLNPKVVEFGWPDHHAPALDKICSMCKAIDTWLNGDPRNVVVLHNKGNRGRTGVVVAAYMHYSNISASADQALDRFAMRRFYEDKALPVGQPSQIRYVRYFNGLLSGHIKINNKPLFLHHVIMHGIPNFESKGGCRPFLKIYQAMQPVYTSGIYNVQGDSNTSICITIEPGLLLKGDILLKCYHKRYRNSTRDVMFRVQFHTCAIHDLGVVFGKNELDETFKGNGALDERFPEYGKVEFVFSYGPEKIKGTGLGHLENGPSVSVDYNTQDPLIRWDSYESFSQRCEDAVDGELDLVHTQGPLDGSLYARVRKKDSLEGVVTINGLPVHESPLTNAENQLQHPSHPLQTTDQTLPVTGHASLPAVDHTLSVSSDSGNSTASVKTDRTDEHSQSVQGAVNHNNPTATHPPLSPQEKRELDQLLSGLEAPIHQRQTYLSTSTSPGGGVRHLVPAQVHVNGGHTRLVGAPSTEERETDILDDELPNSQEGNSVDSLGTLSSLEGQATPADLYYQSQTPTSRPNDGPYLERVVLGEKLSEMPVHGVRTPTAMQERSTDSASPQGGYNNYQNGEGMYRSQSFGNPPASSPETNPKLMPRAPERSTSSRDAVQRGLNTWHQYSLPDDPFGPPLQSTHSLPHFPTSASQRDIEQSIEALNMLMLDLDPINSHMSKSHSAPPGENSLNSSQAPFSQTLARPSYQADSAIHGYNNSGSANNSFHQPLRSTGRISALPNQSPVMESPVYSPQRSNTGYQHQNTTPTHTPEPYLHTRQAAHHYPTDPIPNFNQQVPVKPVNSYTGGGASHSPDPQGSSPYPGYSASSSPLPALPPQPKDTSSSSLPREQEAEEETLNLEGLVAHRIAEYNARIRGISDSMTSQQSDRHRSFSFSGVRSRGMTPEVTQETGRRRTTSEGQYQSSHDNTPMVDSPDFAHNLALNPGGRPREGPMHSYREAFEDDEADRFANSPTFRGGARSPPGLAKTPLSALGLKPHHHQGGSDSDSNDGEQDNRSFGDSRAQPFNVPLSSSSPVHCTDGRRIGSSDFAPHSPGLSYPHRPASPEGSQVNIMGVHTVPGSPNTLHRTVATNTPPSPALQRRLGQASPSLGRHPPPVGSPLIGCKTATGGVPPSPLMGRRTAASGHSTPDELGAASRQGSAQPPSTPAFPVSPQLPEKRHMSSGDAERPDNKNLTPASGGSTPNLSGTHTLPDVSKSIYDGYPDIKMNVKFVQDTSKFWYKPDITREQAINVLKDREPGAFIIRDSHSFRGAYGLAMKVACPPPTIQQAKKVGDMTNELVRHFLIETSPKGVRLKGCPNEPYFGCLSALVYQHSMTPLALPCKLMIPAKDPNEEALELATPTDPLVELLKQGAVQKVPEDAHACNVLYINSVDMESLTGPQAIAKAISQTLASNPLPDATTVHFKVSTQGITLTDSQRKLFFRRHYPINTVTYCDIDPQDRKWGKEGGGSVKLFGFVARKQGSTTDNVSHLFAELDPDQPASAIVSFASKMMKR, encoded by the exons CCTCCCACTCCTCAGCTGCCGTTAAAGCATGTAGATACACCG GGATCTACGAGGTCCTGCAAGAGTGTGGAGATAAGGCGAAAGCAGTCGCG GAGTCAGAGTGTGGTTCAGGCCATGGAGGAGAGCTATGAGGTGGACCTGGTCTACATCACAGAGAGGATCATCTCTGTCTGCTTCCCCGCCGGCGCCGAGGAACGCAGCTACACCACCAACCTCAAGGAGGTGGCGACGATGCTGCGGTCCAAACATGGCGAGCACTATCTG ATTCTCAACCTGAGCGAGTGGAGGAGCGACTTAACAAAGTTAAACCCCAAG GTTGTGGAGTTTGGCTGGCCAGACCACCATGCACCGGCGCTGGACAAGATCTGCAGCATGTGCAAGGCCATCGACACGTGGCTCAATGGAGACCCACGCAACGTAGTGGTTCTGCACAACAAG GGGAACCGAGGTCGAACAGGGGTGGTTGTGGCTGCGTACATGCACTACAGCAACATATCTGCAAG CGCTGACCAAGCGCTGGACCGGTTCGCCATGAGGCGCTTCTACGAGGACAAGGCGCTTCCCGTGGGCCAGCCGTCTCAGATAAG ATACGTGCGATACTTCAACGGCCTTCTTTCCGGACACATCAAAATCAACAACAAGCCTCTGTTCCTGCACCATGTCATCATGCACGGCATACCCAACTTTGAGTCCAAAGGAG GCTGCCGTCCTTTCCTGAAGATCTACCAGGCAATGCAACCCGTCTATACGTCAGGAATATA CAATGTGCAAGGAGACAGCAACACCAGTATCTGCATCACTATTGAGCCAGGCCTGCTGCTGAAAGGAGACATCCTG TTGAAGTGTTACCACAAGAGGTACAGGAACTCCACCAGGGACGTGATGTTCAGGGTGCAGTTCCACACCTGTGCCATCCACGACCTCGGCGTGGTGTTCGGGAAGAACGAGCTGGACGAGACCTTCAAAGGTAACGGCGCTCTGG ATGAGAGGTTCCCAGAGTATGGAAAGGTGGAGTTTGTTTTCTCTTATGGACCAGAGAAAATCAAAGGTACAG GCCTGGGCCACCTGGAGAACGGGCCGAGCGTCTCTGTGGACTACAACACCCAGGACCCTCTGATCCGCTGGGACTCGTACGAGAGCTTCAGCCAGCGCTGCGAGGACGCGGTGGACGGCGAGCTCG ATCTTGTTCACACCCAAGGTCCACTTGATGGAAGCCTGTATGCCCGGGTCCGCAAGAAAGACTCCCTGGAGGGAGTTGTCACCATCAACGGCCTCCCAGTCCATGAAAGCCCCTTGACCAACGCTGAGAACCAGTTACAACACCCCAGCCATCCCCTCCAAACCACTGACCAGACCCTTCCTGTGACAGGCCACGCCTCCCTCCCTGCCGTCGACCACACCCTCTCCGTGAGCAGCGACTCGGGCAACTCCACCGCATCTGTCAAGACCGATCGTACCGATGAGCACAGCCAGTCCGTGCAGGGCGCCGTGAACCACAACAACCCAACAGCGACCCACCCACCGCTCAGCCCACAGGAGAAAAGAGAGCTCGACCAGCTCCTGAGCGGCCTCGAGGCACCAATTCACCAACGACAAACCTACCTGTCCACGTCCACCAGTCCAGGAGGAGGTGTCCGACACCTGGTCCCAGCCCAAGTGCACGTCAACGGGGGCCACACCAGGCTAGTTGGCGCCCCTTCAACAGAGGAGCGTGAGACAGATATTCTAGACGACGAGCTGCCCAATAGCCAAGAGGGCAACAGTGTGGACAGCTTGGGCACGCTGTCATCCCTGGAGGGCCAGGCGACACCGGCTGACCTCTACTACCAGTCACAGACGCCCACCAGCAGGCCGAACGACGGACCCTACCTTGAGAGAGTTGTTCTTGGGGAAAAGTTGAGCGAGATGCCCGTGCATGGAGTACGAACGCCCACGGCGATGCAAGAGAGGTCTACGGACTCTGCATCGCCACAGGGGGGATACAACAACTACCAGAACGGAGAAGGGATGTACCGTTCACAGTCCTTTGGGAATCCGCCAGCCAGCAGCCCTGAGACCAACCCTAAACTGATGCCAAGGGCCCCAGAGAGGAGCACCAGTAGCCGGGACGCTGTTCAAAGAGGTCTTAACACCTGGCACCAGTATAGCCTCCCAGATGACCCGTTTGGTCCTCCTCTTCAGTCAACCCATAGCTTGCCCCACTTCCCCACCTCAGCCTCGCAGCGGGACATCGAGCAGTCCATTGAGGCGCTCAACATGCTCATGCTCGACCTGGACCCAATCAACTCCCACATGTCCAAGTCCCACAGTGCGCCTCCTGGGGAGAACAGCCTCAATTCTTCCCAGGCGCCCTTCTCACAGACCCTCGCACGACCCTCATACCAAGCAGACTCTGCCATCCATGGTTACAACAACTCCGGGTCTGCCAACAACTCCTTTCATCAGCCCTTGCGGTCGACTGGGAGAATCTCAGCATTGCCCAACCAGAGCCCCGTGATGGAGTCCCCGGTCTATTCTCCCCAGAGGTCCAACACCGGCTACCAACACCAAAACACCACCCCAACACACACCCCAGAGCCCTACCTCCACACACGCCAAGCAGCCCACCACTACCCCACAGATCCCATCCCTAATTTCAACCAGCAGGTGCCAGTGAAGCCTGTGAACTCGTACACAGGAGGCGGGGCTTCCCACTCCCCGGACCCGCAGGGCTCGTCTCCTTATCCGGGCTACAgtgcctcttcctctcctctccccgcACTCCCCCCCCAACCCAAGGAtacatcttcttcctccttgCCAAGAGAacaagaggcagaggaggagacgcTTAACTTGGAGGGCCTGGTGGCTCACCGCATCGCCG AGTACAACGCTCGTATCCGGGGCATCAGTGATAGCATGACATCGCAACAATCTGACCGCCATCGCTCCTTTTCCTTCTCTG GGGTTCGCTCCAGAGGGATGACCCCAGAAGTGACGCAGGAGACGGGCCGGCGTCGGACCACCAGCGAGGGACAGTACCAGAGCAGCCATGACAACACGCCGATGGTCGACTCACCGGACTTCGCCCACAATCTGGCCCTCAACCCGGGAGGACGGCCCAGAGAG gGTCCCATGCACAGCTACCGGGAGGCGTTTGAGGACGACGAGGCGGACCGGTTCGCCAACAGTCCCACCTTTAGAGGCGGTG CTCGCTCTCCTCCAGGTTTGGCCAAGACTCCTCTGTCAGCGCTGGGACTGAAGCCTCATCACCACCAGGGTGGATCAG ACTCTGATTCTAATGATGGCGAGCAAG ATAATCGCAGTTTCGGGGACTCCAGAGCACAACCGTTCAacgttcctctctcctccagcagTCCCGTCCACTGCACCGACGG GAGGAGGATTGGTTCTTCAGACTTTGCCCCGCACAGCCCCGGCCTTTCCTACCCTCACAGACCCGCGTCCCCCGAGGGCTCCCAGGTCAACATCATGGGTGTCCACACCGTCCCCGGCAGCCCCAACACCCTCCACCGCACCGTGGCCACCAACACGCCGCCGAGCCCCGCCCTCCAGAGACGCCTGGGTCAAGCCAGCCCGTCCCTGGGCAGACACCCTCCTCCCGTCGGCAGCCCCCTGATCGGCTGTAAAACAGCAACAGGTGGCGTGCCTCCCAGCCCCTTGATGGGGCGACGCACAGCGGCGAGCGGCCACAGCACACCCGACGAGCTGGGGGCTGCTTCCCGTCAGGGGAGCGCCCAGCCGCCCTCCACGCCCGCCTTCCCCGTCTCCCCGCAGCTGCCGGAGAAGAGGCACATGTCCAGCGGAGACGCGGAGAGGCCGGACAACAAGAACCTGACGCCGGCCAGCGGCGGCAGCACGCCAAACCTGTCTGGCACGCACACACTCCCAGACGTCTCCAAGTCCATATATG ATGGTTATCCAGACATTAAGATGAATGTCAAGTTTGTGCAGGACACGTCCAAGTTCTGGTACAAGCCAGACATCACCAGAGAGCAAG CCATCAACGTGCTGAAGGACAGGGAGCCCGGGGCGTTCATCATAAGAGACAGCCATTCCTTCCGCGGAGCCTACGGCCTCGCCATGAAGGTGGCCTGCCCCCCACCGACCATCCAGCAGGCCAAAAAAG TTGGTGACATGACCAACGAACTGGTGAGGCACTTCCTGATTGAGACGAGCCCCAAAGGCGTCCGTCTGAAGGGCTGTCCCAATGAGCCCTACTTTG GTTGTCTTTCTGCTCTGGTGTACCAACACTCCATGACTCCGCTGGCGCTGCCCTGTAAGCTGATGATCCCCGCTAAAG ACCCAAATGAAGAGGCGCTGGAGCTCGCCACACCTACTGATCCACTTGTTGAACTTCTGAAGCAGGGAGCAG TTCAGAAGGTTCCTGAGGACGCACATG CGTGCAACGTCCTCTACATCAACTCTGTGGACATGGAGTCTCTCACGGGGCCTCAGGCCATCGCCAAGGCCATCAGTCAGACGCTGGCGAGCAACCCTTTGCCCGACGCCACCACCGTTCACTTCAAAGTGTCCACGCAGGGCATCACGCTCACCGACAGCCAGAGGAA ACTTTTCTTCAGGCGACACTATCCCATCAACACGGTAACCTACTGTGACATTGATCCCCAGGACAGAAA ATGGGGCAAAGAAGGAGGTGGCTCAGTGAA GCTTTTTGGATTCGTGGCGAGGAAACAAGGAAGCACAACAGACAATGTCAGCCACCTGTTCGCTGAGCTGGACCCGGACCAGCCCGCCTCCGCCATCGTCAGCTTCGCCTCCAAAATGATGAAGCGGTGA
- the tns1a gene encoding tensin-1 isoform X11 — translation MARLNWCLAAVISWGKFLFACFFPLRGAKRDKPDELEGVHTHTFKLKPFKKAKSCDICKQAIVKEGLICKACRLSIHRKCEVKVTTSCQTTTNYEQPPTPQLPLKHVDTPGSTRSCKSVEIRRKQSRSQSVVQAMEESYEVDLVYITERIISVCFPAGAEERSYTTNLKEVATMLRSKHGEHYLILNLSEWRSDLTKLNPKVVEFGWPDHHAPALDKICSMCKAIDTWLNGDPRNVVVLHNKGNRGRTGVVVAAYMHYSNISASADQALDRFAMRRFYEDKALPVGQPSQIRYVRYFNGLLSGHIKINNKPLFLHHVIMHGIPNFESKGGCRPFLKIYQAMQPVYTSGIYNVQGDSNTSICITIEPGLLLKGDILLKCYHKRYRNSTRDVMFRVQFHTCAIHDLGVVFGKNELDETFKGNGALDERFPEYGKVEFVFSYGPEKIKGTGLGHLENGPSVSVDYNTQDPLIRWDSYESFSQRCEDAVDGELDLVHTQGPLDGSLYARVRKKDSLEGVVTINGLPVHESPLTNAENQLQHPSHPLQTTDQTLPVTGHASLPAVDHTLSVSSDSGNSTASVKTDRTDEHSQSVQGAVNHNNPTATHPPLSPQEKRELDQLLSGLEAPIHQRQTYLSTSTSPGGGVRHLVPAQVHVNGGHTRLVGAPSTEERETDILDDELPNSQEGNSVDSLGTLSSLEGQATPADLYYQSQTPTSRPNDGPYLERVVLGEKLSEMPVHGVRTPTAMQERSTDSASPQGGYNNYQNGEGMYRSQSFGNPPASSPETNPKLMPRAPERSTSSRDAVQRGLNTWHQYSLPDDPFGPPLQSTHSLPHFPTSASQRDIEQSIEALNMLMLDLDPINSHMSKSHSAPPGENSLNSSQAPFSQTLARPSYQADSAIHGYNNSGSANNSFHQPLRSTGRISALPNQSPVMESPVYSPQRSNTGYQHQNTTPTHTPEPYLHTRQAAHHYPTDPIPNFNQQVPVKPVNSYTGGGASHSPDPQGSSPYPGYSASSSPLPALPPQPKDTSSSSLPREQEAEEETLNLEGLVAHRIAEYNARIRGISDSMTSQQSDRHRSFSFSGVRSRGMTPEVTQETGRRRTTSEGQYQSSHDNTPMVDSPDFAHNLALNPGGRPREGPMHSYREAFEDDEADRFANSPTFRGGARSPPGLAKTPLSALGLKPHHHQGGSDNRSFGDSRAQPFNVPLSSSSPVHCTDGRRIGSSDFAPHSPGLSYPHRPASPEGSQVNIMGVHTVPGSPNTLHRTVATNTPPSPALQRRLGQASPSLGRHPPPVGSPLIGCKTATGGVPPSPLMGRRTAASGHSTPDELGAASRQGSAQPPSTPAFPVSPQLPEKRHMSSGDAERPDNKNLTPASGGSTPNLSGTHTLPDVSKSIYDGYPDIKMNVKFVQDTSKFWYKPDITREQAINVLKDREPGAFIIRDSHSFRGAYGLAMKVACPPPTIQQAKKVGDMTNELVRHFLIETSPKGVRLKGCPNEPYFGCLSALVYQHSMTPLALPCKLMIPAKDPNEEALELATPTDPLVELLKQGAVQKVPEDAHACNVLYINSVDMESLTGPQAIAKAISQTLASNPLPDATTVHFKVSTQGITLTDSQRKLFFRRHYPINTVTYCDIDPQDRKWGKEGGGSVKLFGFVARKQGSTTDNVSHLFAELDPDQPASAIVSFASKMMKR, via the exons CCTCCCACTCCTCAGCTGCCGTTAAAGCATGTAGATACACCG GGATCTACGAGGTCCTGCAAGAGTGTGGAGATAAGGCGAAAGCAGTCGCG GAGTCAGAGTGTGGTTCAGGCCATGGAGGAGAGCTATGAGGTGGACCTGGTCTACATCACAGAGAGGATCATCTCTGTCTGCTTCCCCGCCGGCGCCGAGGAACGCAGCTACACCACCAACCTCAAGGAGGTGGCGACGATGCTGCGGTCCAAACATGGCGAGCACTATCTG ATTCTCAACCTGAGCGAGTGGAGGAGCGACTTAACAAAGTTAAACCCCAAG GTTGTGGAGTTTGGCTGGCCAGACCACCATGCACCGGCGCTGGACAAGATCTGCAGCATGTGCAAGGCCATCGACACGTGGCTCAATGGAGACCCACGCAACGTAGTGGTTCTGCACAACAAG GGGAACCGAGGTCGAACAGGGGTGGTTGTGGCTGCGTACATGCACTACAGCAACATATCTGCAAG CGCTGACCAAGCGCTGGACCGGTTCGCCATGAGGCGCTTCTACGAGGACAAGGCGCTTCCCGTGGGCCAGCCGTCTCAGATAAG ATACGTGCGATACTTCAACGGCCTTCTTTCCGGACACATCAAAATCAACAACAAGCCTCTGTTCCTGCACCATGTCATCATGCACGGCATACCCAACTTTGAGTCCAAAGGAG GCTGCCGTCCTTTCCTGAAGATCTACCAGGCAATGCAACCCGTCTATACGTCAGGAATATA CAATGTGCAAGGAGACAGCAACACCAGTATCTGCATCACTATTGAGCCAGGCCTGCTGCTGAAAGGAGACATCCTG TTGAAGTGTTACCACAAGAGGTACAGGAACTCCACCAGGGACGTGATGTTCAGGGTGCAGTTCCACACCTGTGCCATCCACGACCTCGGCGTGGTGTTCGGGAAGAACGAGCTGGACGAGACCTTCAAAGGTAACGGCGCTCTGG ATGAGAGGTTCCCAGAGTATGGAAAGGTGGAGTTTGTTTTCTCTTATGGACCAGAGAAAATCAAAGGTACAG GCCTGGGCCACCTGGAGAACGGGCCGAGCGTCTCTGTGGACTACAACACCCAGGACCCTCTGATCCGCTGGGACTCGTACGAGAGCTTCAGCCAGCGCTGCGAGGACGCGGTGGACGGCGAGCTCG ATCTTGTTCACACCCAAGGTCCACTTGATGGAAGCCTGTATGCCCGGGTCCGCAAGAAAGACTCCCTGGAGGGAGTTGTCACCATCAACGGCCTCCCAGTCCATGAAAGCCCCTTGACCAACGCTGAGAACCAGTTACAACACCCCAGCCATCCCCTCCAAACCACTGACCAGACCCTTCCTGTGACAGGCCACGCCTCCCTCCCTGCCGTCGACCACACCCTCTCCGTGAGCAGCGACTCGGGCAACTCCACCGCATCTGTCAAGACCGATCGTACCGATGAGCACAGCCAGTCCGTGCAGGGCGCCGTGAACCACAACAACCCAACAGCGACCCACCCACCGCTCAGCCCACAGGAGAAAAGAGAGCTCGACCAGCTCCTGAGCGGCCTCGAGGCACCAATTCACCAACGACAAACCTACCTGTCCACGTCCACCAGTCCAGGAGGAGGTGTCCGACACCTGGTCCCAGCCCAAGTGCACGTCAACGGGGGCCACACCAGGCTAGTTGGCGCCCCTTCAACAGAGGAGCGTGAGACAGATATTCTAGACGACGAGCTGCCCAATAGCCAAGAGGGCAACAGTGTGGACAGCTTGGGCACGCTGTCATCCCTGGAGGGCCAGGCGACACCGGCTGACCTCTACTACCAGTCACAGACGCCCACCAGCAGGCCGAACGACGGACCCTACCTTGAGAGAGTTGTTCTTGGGGAAAAGTTGAGCGAGATGCCCGTGCATGGAGTACGAACGCCCACGGCGATGCAAGAGAGGTCTACGGACTCTGCATCGCCACAGGGGGGATACAACAACTACCAGAACGGAGAAGGGATGTACCGTTCACAGTCCTTTGGGAATCCGCCAGCCAGCAGCCCTGAGACCAACCCTAAACTGATGCCAAGGGCCCCAGAGAGGAGCACCAGTAGCCGGGACGCTGTTCAAAGAGGTCTTAACACCTGGCACCAGTATAGCCTCCCAGATGACCCGTTTGGTCCTCCTCTTCAGTCAACCCATAGCTTGCCCCACTTCCCCACCTCAGCCTCGCAGCGGGACATCGAGCAGTCCATTGAGGCGCTCAACATGCTCATGCTCGACCTGGACCCAATCAACTCCCACATGTCCAAGTCCCACAGTGCGCCTCCTGGGGAGAACAGCCTCAATTCTTCCCAGGCGCCCTTCTCACAGACCCTCGCACGACCCTCATACCAAGCAGACTCTGCCATCCATGGTTACAACAACTCCGGGTCTGCCAACAACTCCTTTCATCAGCCCTTGCGGTCGACTGGGAGAATCTCAGCATTGCCCAACCAGAGCCCCGTGATGGAGTCCCCGGTCTATTCTCCCCAGAGGTCCAACACCGGCTACCAACACCAAAACACCACCCCAACACACACCCCAGAGCCCTACCTCCACACACGCCAAGCAGCCCACCACTACCCCACAGATCCCATCCCTAATTTCAACCAGCAGGTGCCAGTGAAGCCTGTGAACTCGTACACAGGAGGCGGGGCTTCCCACTCCCCGGACCCGCAGGGCTCGTCTCCTTATCCGGGCTACAgtgcctcttcctctcctctccccgcACTCCCCCCCCAACCCAAGGAtacatcttcttcctccttgCCAAGAGAacaagaggcagaggaggagacgcTTAACTTGGAGGGCCTGGTGGCTCACCGCATCGCCG AGTACAACGCTCGTATCCGGGGCATCAGTGATAGCATGACATCGCAACAATCTGACCGCCATCGCTCCTTTTCCTTCTCTG GGGTTCGCTCCAGAGGGATGACCCCAGAAGTGACGCAGGAGACGGGCCGGCGTCGGACCACCAGCGAGGGACAGTACCAGAGCAGCCATGACAACACGCCGATGGTCGACTCACCGGACTTCGCCCACAATCTGGCCCTCAACCCGGGAGGACGGCCCAGAGAG gGTCCCATGCACAGCTACCGGGAGGCGTTTGAGGACGACGAGGCGGACCGGTTCGCCAACAGTCCCACCTTTAGAGGCGGTG CTCGCTCTCCTCCAGGTTTGGCCAAGACTCCTCTGTCAGCGCTGGGACTGAAGCCTCATCACCACCAGGGTGGATCAG ATAATCGCAGTTTCGGGGACTCCAGAGCACAACCGTTCAacgttcctctctcctccagcagTCCCGTCCACTGCACCGACGG GAGGAGGATTGGTTCTTCAGACTTTGCCCCGCACAGCCCCGGCCTTTCCTACCCTCACAGACCCGCGTCCCCCGAGGGCTCCCAGGTCAACATCATGGGTGTCCACACCGTCCCCGGCAGCCCCAACACCCTCCACCGCACCGTGGCCACCAACACGCCGCCGAGCCCCGCCCTCCAGAGACGCCTGGGTCAAGCCAGCCCGTCCCTGGGCAGACACCCTCCTCCCGTCGGCAGCCCCCTGATCGGCTGTAAAACAGCAACAGGTGGCGTGCCTCCCAGCCCCTTGATGGGGCGACGCACAGCGGCGAGCGGCCACAGCACACCCGACGAGCTGGGGGCTGCTTCCCGTCAGGGGAGCGCCCAGCCGCCCTCCACGCCCGCCTTCCCCGTCTCCCCGCAGCTGCCGGAGAAGAGGCACATGTCCAGCGGAGACGCGGAGAGGCCGGACAACAAGAACCTGACGCCGGCCAGCGGCGGCAGCACGCCAAACCTGTCTGGCACGCACACACTCCCAGACGTCTCCAAGTCCATATATG ATGGTTATCCAGACATTAAGATGAATGTCAAGTTTGTGCAGGACACGTCCAAGTTCTGGTACAAGCCAGACATCACCAGAGAGCAAG CCATCAACGTGCTGAAGGACAGGGAGCCCGGGGCGTTCATCATAAGAGACAGCCATTCCTTCCGCGGAGCCTACGGCCTCGCCATGAAGGTGGCCTGCCCCCCACCGACCATCCAGCAGGCCAAAAAAG TTGGTGACATGACCAACGAACTGGTGAGGCACTTCCTGATTGAGACGAGCCCCAAAGGCGTCCGTCTGAAGGGCTGTCCCAATGAGCCCTACTTTG GTTGTCTTTCTGCTCTGGTGTACCAACACTCCATGACTCCGCTGGCGCTGCCCTGTAAGCTGATGATCCCCGCTAAAG ACCCAAATGAAGAGGCGCTGGAGCTCGCCACACCTACTGATCCACTTGTTGAACTTCTGAAGCAGGGAGCAG TTCAGAAGGTTCCTGAGGACGCACATG CGTGCAACGTCCTCTACATCAACTCTGTGGACATGGAGTCTCTCACGGGGCCTCAGGCCATCGCCAAGGCCATCAGTCAGACGCTGGCGAGCAACCCTTTGCCCGACGCCACCACCGTTCACTTCAAAGTGTCCACGCAGGGCATCACGCTCACCGACAGCCAGAGGAA ACTTTTCTTCAGGCGACACTATCCCATCAACACGGTAACCTACTGTGACATTGATCCCCAGGACAGAAA ATGGGGCAAAGAAGGAGGTGGCTCAGTGAA GCTTTTTGGATTCGTGGCGAGGAAACAAGGAAGCACAACAGACAATGTCAGCCACCTGTTCGCTGAGCTGGACCCGGACCAGCCCGCCTCCGCCATCGTCAGCTTCGCCTCCAAAATGATGAAGCGGTGA